The Triplophysa dalaica isolate WHDGS20190420 chromosome 5, ASM1584641v1, whole genome shotgun sequence genome window below encodes:
- the helb gene encoding DNA helicase B, which yields MPLHNIPSPAAVKVISGYILPERHVVNTDQDHVSESEDEEDRQPEFLDMKEMDSVSSGGQMFHFSFPASKEVDFMAGGIMYRIDGRFPLRDPWWSITCTVRNAQRKCFVKGHPSYSLRTDLGSEGQSIVSLFLTACSALPEFVTMFMAWLPKDRQVEPANVMDALQDFEESKPEHKAIADHLKSIVNRSAPGTHVRVASMYPGIMKYLPTLLPGRFMAIINKGIMKPSPDAPEGEDSTQPPQQQPDNTDVLAKLEALIKTDVWKLGFNYIMFKELHLVRCEAKVEAFELCGLFNTIPDLQRDALLLYAEIKRYCSATGSTYIQQDKLEDKIGYERTWEARHFLEEQGVLKRERKKVALQNLFGYENGIAECLRSLVEKEPWRIQLNVKKVLHRAHRKRLRAKACENQNAVSDRSLGDDVQASSSNMEDDEMTSDSDSDSWDPDQAALDLDPDQVRAAEMMCENPVTVISGKGGCGKTTVVSLVVKAAMKQQTSDREESLKACEVFQNDSLGSSDGVLTGTLMEGLNGTESDGNDKKPLEVLLTAPTGRAASLLTKRTSFTAYTMHQVLWSFMCAKKDQTGEPEEWKFSKVRVLVVDEGSLVSVQILHSLLSMLSKHAQLQKFILLGDVRQLPSIDPGNTLYDLFEGLRKVRWAIEMQTNHRAESELIVKNAGLIAAMGKRKSYSPLDFDAIIDMTSHCSIPSNESFIFVQISGENYNMDLQNAIKFLLEKGPGLKGDKASQFVAFRRKDCDLINELCCKHYSGHITKNHKNKINFQPNDKVCCTKNGYVTEIDNEPTQNETLTDTAGPSQVARNSRRSFEASFVAAGSSRDFSGTQKKDQSKENERLCNGEIFFIKGDDTKEDKGGKCRKKRYLTLDDGDGRVVTASFRELQRECKLRHAWARTIHTFQGSEAETIVYVLGDSKGQNWQHFYTAVTRGQKRVYVVGREADIERAIRKMIIPRKTRLCYLVKKVVSQPGPEGEDTLTQSGLSQSLLETQSFGPSQISGFEPTQSTPVLHTPNFSQPSSSTRPSCTRRLDKNIEEPDMSLEDDMRFSQTYSWSPMNICDEPSTTEVEFESELSYHDKDAALMGTISSSPSDSSRPPKRQGQAEDCTTPSKLAKQTTSEESPLGCSRMNLLSITSPGPKPHGRKLFRESSSEKEHP from the exons ATGCCGCTGCACAATATACCGTCACCCGCCGCCGTAAAGGTCATATCGGGATATATTTTACCGGAACGTCACGTTGTTAACACGGACCAAGATCACGTTTCAGAAAGTGAAGATGAAGAGGACAGACAGCCGGAATTTCTGGACATGAAGGAAATGGACTCGGTCTCATCTGGAGgacaaatgtttcatttctcatttcCGGCTTCAAAAGAAG TGGATTTCATGGCTGGGGGTATCATGTACCGGATTGATGGTCGTTTTCCCTTACGTGATCCCTGGTGGTCAATCACCTGCACAGTTCGCAATGCCCAACGCAAGTGTTTTGTCAAAGGCCATCCCTCATACAGCCTCCGAACTGATCTGGGGTCAGAGGGACAGTCTATTGTGTCTCTCTTTCTTACAGCTTGTAGTGCCTTACCAGAGTTTGTTACCATGTTTATGGCCTGGTTGCCCAAAGACAGACAAGTGGAGCCCGCTAATGTGATGGACGCCCTGCAAGATTTTGAGGAATCGAAACCAGAACATAAAGCCATAGCCGATCACCTCAAGTCTATTGTCAATCGCTCCG CTCCTGGAACACACGTGAGGGTTGCCAGCATGTATCCTGGAATCATGAAATATTTGCCGACATTGCTGCCAGGCCGGTTTATGGCAATAATAAACAAAGGAATAATGAAACCGTCACCAGACGCTCCGGAGGGGGAAGACTCCACTCAGCCTCCTCAACAGCAACCGGATAATACAGATGTGTTGGCCAAACTGGAGGCACTTATAAAAACTGATGTTTGGAAGCTGGGTTTCAATTAT atcatGTTCAAAGAATTACACCTCGTCCGGTGTGAAGCAAAAGTGGAGGCCTTTGAGCTCTGCGGTCTGTTTAACACAATCCCTGACCTGCAGAGAGATGCCCTGCTGTTGTACGCGGAAATAAAACGCTACTGCAGCGCCACGGGCAGCACGTACATTCAGCAGGACAAACTGGAGGATAAGATTGGGTATGAGCGTACCTGGGAAGCGAGGCACTTCCTCGAGGAGCAGGGCGTGCTgaagagggaaagaaagaaagtggcGCTTCAAAACCTCTTTGGATACGAGAACGGCATCGCTGAATGCTTGAGGTCCCTGGTGGAAAAAGAACCCTGGAGAATCCAGCTGAACgtaaaaaaggttcttcacagagCTCATCGGAAGAGATTGAGGGCCAAGGCTTGCGAAAATCAAAATGCGGTCTCAGATCGGTCTCTTGGTGATGATGTCCAGGCCAGTTCTTCAAATATGGAAGACGATGAGATGACGTCAGACTCTGATTCAGACTCTTGGGATCCTGATCAGGCTGCTCTAGATTTAGATCCCGATCAGGTGCGAGCGGCAGAAATGATGTGTGAGAACCCGGTGACGGTGATCAGCGGAAAAGGGGGTTGTGGTAAGACCACGGTGGTTAGTCTGGTCGTCAAGGCTGCCATGAAACAGCAAACATCTGACAGGGAGGAATCGTTGAAGGCCTGTGAGGTCTTTCAGAACGACTCTCTGGGGTCTAGTGACGGGGTGCTTACCGGCACGCTTATGGAAGGACTAAACGGCACGGAGAGCGACGGTAATGACAAAAAGCCTTTGGAGGTTCTCCTCACTGCTCCTACAGGAAGAGCGGCTTCACTTCTTACTAAGAGAACCAGTTTCACAGCTTACACCATGCACCAg gTGTTATGGAGTTTCATGTGTGCAAAAAAAGATCAGACCGGGGAACCCGAGGAGTGGAAGTTCTCAAAAGTGCGGGTGCTTGTGGTAGATGAAGGCAGTCTGGTGTCTGTTCAGATTCTTCACTCCCTTCTTAGCATGCTCTCCAAACATGCCCAACTCCAGAAATTCATCCTTTTGG GGGATGTGAGGCAGTTACCCAGCATTGATCCTGGCAACACACTGTATGATCTGTTTGAAGGTCTCAGGAAGGTCCGCTGGGCCATTGAGATGCAGACAAACCATCGAGCTGAGTCTGAGCTCATCGTCAAAAATGCTGGACT AATTGCAGCAATGGGTAAAAGGAAGAGTTATAGTCCTCTGGACTTCGATGCCATCATAGATATGACCAGTCATTGTTCAATCCCATCAAATGAAAGCTTCATTTTTGTCCAGATCTCTGGAGAAAACTATAATATGG ACCTCCAGAATGCCATCAAATTCTTACTTGAGAAAGGTCCTGGACTCAAAGGCGACAAAGCTTCACAGTTTGTGGCTTTTAGGAG AAAGGACTGTGACTTGATCAATGAGCTTTGCTGCAAGCATTATTCTGGTCATATAacaaa gaatcacaaaaataaaatcaactttCAGCCGAACGATAAAGTTTGCTGCACAAAGAATGGCTACGTCACAGAGATAGACAACGAACCCACACAAAACGAGACTTTAACTGATACAGCTGGACCTTCTCAGGTTGCTCGAAATTCACGTCGTAGTTTTGAAGCGTCATTCGTTGCTGCCGGATCTTCCCGTGATTTTTCTGGAACCCAGAAAAAGGACCAGTCTAAAGAGAATGAACGACTGTGCAATGGAGAAATTTTCTTCATTAAAGGG GATGATACAAAAGAGGATAAGGGTGGGAAATGCAGAAAGAAGCGATACCTCACACTAGATGATGGAGACGGGCGGGTGGTGACTGCCAGCTTCCGGGAGCTTCAGAGAGAATGTAAACTACGTCACGCTTGGGCAAGAACCATTCACACCTTTCAG GGCTCAGAGGCAGAAACCATTGTGTATGTCCTTGGAGATAGCAAAGGTCAGAACTGGCAACACTTTTACACGGCTGTGACACGGGGTCAGAAGCGCGTTTATGTTGTGGGTAGAGAGGCCGATATTGAAAGAGCCATCAGGAAAATGATCATCCCACGTAAGACCCGATTGTGCTACCTTGTCAAAAAGGTGGTCTCCCAACCAGGCCCTGAAGGGGAAGACACCCTAACACAGTCTGGACTCAGTCAAAGTCTTTTGGAGACCCAAAGTTTTGGGCCTTCCCAAATATCAGGTTTTGAACCTACACAGTCCACACCCGTCTTACATACCCCAAACTTCTCTCAGCCGTCCAGTAGCACCAGACCTTCATGCACACGACGCCTCGACAAAAACATTGAAGAACCTGACATGTCTTTAGAAGATGACATGAGATTTAGTCAAACTTATTCTTGGTCACCCATGAACATTTGTGATGAGCCAAGCACGACGGAAGTGGAATTTGAATCCGAATTATCATATCATGACAAAGATGCAGCGTTGATGGGAACGATTAGCTCTTCTCCAAGTGATAGCAGCAGACCGCCTAAACGACAGGGGCAAGCAGAAGACTGCACCACACCGAGCAAACTAGCAAAG CAAACCACTTCCGAAGAGTCTCCATTAGGATGCTCAAGGATGAACCTTCTCTCCATCACGAGTCCCGGCCCCAAACCCCATGGCAGGAAGCTCTTCCGAGAAAGTTCTTCTGAAAAGGAACATCCGTAG
- the LOC130420910 gene encoding DNA helicase B-like produces the protein MAQQRSNFQLTITGYMLPKEDNTSESEDDVSEDENEEEEGKPEFLDVYEMDLVSSGGQTITSRAPSSKKVVLQVGEEKYVVEGRFPLHDPWWRITCRVRKCKRKHFVKDYLSYSLRTDLQSVGGAIVSLFLKACTASPRSVKPFMDWVSKNNYEEPVTVMNVKNALQSFGSKRKYKAVSKELKSCVQHSDAGQHVKVAVMFPNIMKYLPTLLPSQFMTIISQRKTTHTRDTSEETPEGIPEQLDGLEKLLTTSDVWKLGFQHIMSEEFCLIRCEAKVEAFRQCDLYKNIPKPQQNALLLYEKLKKYCRDTGSTYIEKENMVAKVRCEIGDQGAWEALHFLNVQGVLMKDGSKLALRNLFNYESGIAECLRSLRKNPLNFEIDVREVLCRAQLERSSAKAKQDNSNHNQSNTNVKTNASGSTQNGMEVEGGSDQTGFAEQDSDINGSTFFDSDLDSDLVSIDEDHVKAAEMMCTNPVTVISGKGGSGKTTVVSLVLMEVMQNQKKDCVDKEPPLEILLTAPTGRAASLLTKKNGFKAYTIHQVLWSFTSTKKNPFGEPMEWKFSEVRVLVVDEGSLVPVQLLHSLLSMLTQHAQLQKFIILGDVRQLPSIEPGNTLCDLFNGFKKPNWAIEMKTNHRAESELIVKNAELISDKRKRYTPWMFDATIDMTRPSEIPSDKSFIFVKLSGGNELQNAIEFLLKQAPGLKSDKLSQFLAFKRKDCEFINQLCCDHYSRHDLKTKKNKQIFQINDKVCCTRSGYISKDEDQQDENKQDENKKGAGEKKERLCNGEVFFIKEDVTFEDAGRKPKKRRYLTLDDEDGRVVTASFKVLQKECKLQHAWAKTIHTFQGSETETVVYVLGESKVQNWQHFYTAVTRSQKRVYVVGTETVMKEAITKAIIPRNTRLCSLVARREDTSTQSGMASKRCAQSEICGTPSKRQ, from the exons ATGGCGCAGCAACGGTCTAACTTTCAGTTGACCATAACTGGTTATATGTTACCGAAAGAAGATAATACTTCAGAAAGTGAAGATGATGTTTCAGAAGACGAGAATGAAGAAGAAGAAGGAAAGCCTGAGTTTCTGGACGTATATGAAATGGATTTGGTCTCATCTGGAGGACAAACGATTACCTCTCGCGCGCCATCTTCAAAGAAAG TGGTCTTACAGGTTGGTGAAGAAAAGTATGTGGTTGAGGGTCGTTTTCCTTTACATGATCCTTGGTGGAGAATCACCTGCAGGGTTCGCAAATGCAAGCGCAAGCATTTTGTCAAAGATTACCTGTCATACAGCCTCCGTACTGATCTCCAATCAGTTGGAGGGGCCATTGTGTCTCTATTTCTTAAAGCTTGTACGGCCTCACCTAGGTCGGTCAAACCATTTATGGACTGGGTGTCCAAAAACAACTATGAAGAACCCGTCACGGTTATGAATGTCAAAAATGCCTTGCAGTCTTTTGGGTCAAAGCGAAAGTATAAGGCCGTATCTAAAGAGCTCAAGTCATGTGTCCAACACTCAG ATGCTGGACAACATGTGAAAGTTGCCGTTATGTTCCCAAACATCATGAAATATTTGCCAACATTGCTGCCATCGCAGTTTATGACAATAATAAGTCAAAgaaagacaacacacacacgggACACATCTGAAGAGACTCCAGAAGGAATTCCAGAGCAATTGGACGGACTGGAGAAGTTACTTACAACCTCTGATGTGTGGAAGTTGGGCTTTCAACAC ATCATGTCTGAGGAATTTTGTCTGATCAGGTGCGAAGCAAAAGTGGAGGCCTTCAGACAGTGTGATTTGTACAAGAACATCCCAAAACCGCAGCAGAATGCCCTCCTCCTGTATGAGAAGCTGAAAAAGTATTGCAGAGACACTGGTAGCACATACATTGAAAAGGAAAATATGGTGGCCAAGGTGAGATGTGAAATTGGTGATCAAGGTGCCTGGGAAGCTCTGCATTTCCTCAATGTTCAGGGTGTGCTGATGAAGGACGGGAGCAAGCTTGCACTTCGGAACCTCTTTAACTATGAGAGTGGTATCGCTGAATGTTTGCGGTCTCTACGGAAAAACCCTCTGAATTTCGAAATAGATGTGAGAGAGGTCCTCTGCAGAGCTCAGCTGGAAAGATCAAGTGCTAAGGCTAAGCAAGACAATTCGAATCATAACCAATCCAACACCAATGTAAAAACGAATGCATCGGGCTCAACACAAAATGGCATGGAGGTAGAGGGCGGGTCTGACCAGACAGGTTTTGCTGAACAAGACTCTGACATAAATGGCTCCACCTTCTTTGACTCTGATCTGGATTCGGATCTGGTTTCTATAGATGAAGATCATGTGAAAGCAGCAGAGATGATGTGTACCAATCCAGTGACTGTGATCAGCGGAAAGGGGGGTTCTGGAAAGACCACAGTTGTCAGTCTGGTCTTAATGGAGGTCATGCAGAATCAGAAGAAAGACTGTGTAGACAAAGAGCCCCCTCTTGAGATTCTCCTCACTGCTCCTACAGGGAGAGCCGCTTCACttcttacaaaaaaaaatggattCAAAGCTTACACCATACACCAG GTTTTATGGAGTTTTACGAGTACAAAAAAAAATCCGTTTGGGGAACCCATGGAATGGAAGTTCTCAGAGGTGCGGGTGCTAGTGGTGGATGAAGGCAGTCTGGTGCCTGTTCAGCTTCTTCACTCCCTTCTCAGCATGCTTACACAACACGCCCAGCTCCAGAAGTTCATCATTTTGG GGGATGTGAGGCAGTTGCCCAGCATTGAGCCTGGAAACACATTGTGTGATTTGTTTAATGGTTTCAAGAAACCCAACTGGGCCATTGAGATGAAGACAAACCATCGAGCTGAGTCTGAGCTCATCGTCAAAAATGCTGAACT aatttcagataaaagaAAACGGTATACTCCTTGGATGTTTGATGCCACCATAGACATGACCAGACCCTCCGAAATCCCATCAGATAAAAGCTTCATTTTTGTCAAACTCTCTGGAGGAAACG aGCTTCAAAATGCCATTGAGTTCTTACTAAAGCAAGCTCCTGGGCTCAAAAGTGATAAACTGTCGCAATTTTTGGCTTTCAAGAG aaaagaCTGTGAGTTTATCAACCAACTTTGCTGTGATCATTATTCCAGACATGATTTAAA gactaaaaaaaataaacagatctttcaaataaatgataaagtttGCTGCACGAGAAGTGGATACATCTCAAAAGATGAGGATCAACAGGATGAGAACAAAcaagatgaaaacaaaaaaggtgCTGGAGAGAAAAAGGAACGACTTTGCAACGGGGAAGTGTTCTTTATTAAAGAG GATGTGACGTTTGAGGATGCAGGAAGGAAACCCAAAAAGAGGCGGTACCTTACGCTAGATGATGAAGACGGACGGGTGGTGACTGCTAGCTTCAAGGTGCTTCAGAAAGAGTGTAAACTACAACATGCCTGGGCAAAAACCATTCACACCTTTCAG GGCTCAGAGACAGAAACTGTTGTGTACGTCCTTGGAGAAAGCAAGGTTCAAAACTGGCAACACTTCTACACGGCGGTGACACGGAGTCAGAAGCGTGTATATGTCGTGGGTACAGAGACAGTCATGAAAGAAGCCATCACAAAAGCGATCATCCCTCGTAACACAAGATTGTGCAGCCTTGTTGCCAGAAGGGAAGACACTTCGACTCAGTCTGGCATGGCGTCTAAACGGTGTGCTCAGTCGGAAATCTGCGGTACACCAAGCAAACGACAATAG